A single window of Watersipora subatra chromosome 11, tzWatSuba1.1, whole genome shotgun sequence DNA harbors:
- the LOC137407778 gene encoding piggyBac transposable element-derived protein 2-like has product MTGRWDNKAKKRIDVSMPAIVADYNNHMGGIDILDSFLAKYRFRIRFRRWYIYLFWHFLSMALVNSWLMYKRECRLLQLPDKQELPQRKFQAIVAECLVSVDSDKKRGRRTSSNPLITKQKVVNIPCADVRKDQVAHWPAKSEKRGRCRMCEINNTNTMCSKCGVRLCFVDGRNCFVDFHA; this is encoded by the coding sequence ATGACTGGAAGATGGGACAATAAGGCAAAGAAAAGGATTGATGTTTCCATGCCTGCAATTGTGGCAGATTACAACAACCACATGGGTGGTATTGACATACTCGACTCCTTTCTGGCAAAGTACCGATTTAGAATACGGTTTAGAAGATGGTATATCTACCTCTTTTGGCATTTTCTATCCATGGCTCTGGTCAATAGTTGGCTAATGTACAAGCGAGAATGCCGCTTGTTGCAGCTTCCAGACAAACAAGAGCTCCCACAGCGCAAGTTTCAGGCTATAGTAGCTGAGTGCCTGGTATCGGTTGACAGCGACAAGAAGCGTGGCCGACGCACATCTTCTAACCCGCTGATAACCAAGCAAAAGGTTGTGAACATTCCATGTGCTGATGTGAGAAAAGATCAAGTGGCCCATTGGCCAGCAAAAAGTGAAAAGAGAGGAAGGTGTAGGATGTGTGAAATAAATAACACTAACACAATGTGCAGTAAATGTGGTGTGCGGTTGTGCTTTGTGGACGGACGTAATTGTTTCGTGGACTTCCATGCATAA